CTAGTTTTTGCTCGGCTTCTTCGATTAGCGATAGCACATCACCCATGCCCAGTATACGCGAGGCGATACGGTCGGGATGGAAAGGGTCTAGCGCGTCAGTTTTTTCGCCCACACCCATAAACTTGATGGGCTTGCCGGTAATATGCCTAACCGATAATGCGGCACCGCCACGGCTGTCGGCATCAGCTTTAGTTAAGATCACACCGGTTAACGGCAGAGCATCGTTAAAGGCTTTGGCGGTATTGGCGGCATCCTGACCGGTCATGGCATCAACCACGAACAGGGTTTCTATAGGCTTGATGGCGGCGTGTAAGTCTTTAATTTCCGTCATCATGTCTTCGTCTACCGCTAAACGACCAGCGGTATCGACGATAAGCACGTCAGCAAACTTAAGCTTGGCTTCTTGTATAGCGGCATTAGCTATATCTATGGGCTTTTGCCCTATATCGGAAGGGAAGAAGCTGGCACCCACCTCGCCTGCCAGAGTTTCTAACTGCTTGATAGCGGCTGGGCGATATACATCAACACTCACCACCATCACTTTTTTCTTTTCTTTCTCTTGCAAGTAGCGCGCTAACTTGGCTACCGAGGTAGTTTTACCCGCACCCTGTAAGCCAGCCATCAACAAGATAGCTGGGGGCTGAGTGGCTAGGTTCAGGCTCTCGTTGGCCTGGCCCATCACTTTTTCTAATTCGTCGCTAACAATCTTAACGAACACTTGGCCGGGGCTAAGGCTTTTACCTACCTCTTGGCCCACCGCACGCTGCCTAACCGCCTCAATAAAATCTTTTACCACCGGCAAGGCCACATCGGCCTCTAACAGCGCCATGCGCACTTCGCGCAGGGTCTCTTGAATATTCTCTTCCGTTAAACGCGCT
Above is a window of Dasania marina DSM 21967 DNA encoding:
- the ffh gene encoding signal recognition particle protein, translated to MFDNLTERLSNTLRSISGSARLTEENIQETLREVRMALLEADVALPVVKDFIEAVRQRAVGQEVGKSLSPGQVFVKIVSDELEKVMGQANESLNLATQPPAILLMAGLQGAGKTTSVAKLARYLQEKEKKKVMVVSVDVYRPAAIKQLETLAGEVGASFFPSDIGQKPIDIANAAIQEAKLKFADVLIVDTAGRLAVDEDMMTEIKDLHAAIKPIETLFVVDAMTGQDAANTAKAFNDALPLTGVILTKADADSRGGAALSVRHITGKPIKFMGVGEKTDALDPFHPDRIASRILGMGDVLSLIEEAEQKLDKQKADKLAKKMKKGKKFDLEDLRDQLQQMKNMGGITGMLDKLPGMGGMAQMAQQQVDNKMFVKMEALIDSMTPAERSNPDILNGSRKRRITTGSGTDIQDLNRLIKQHKQMAKMMKKMSKKGGMANMMRGMGGMMPPGGGGFLGR